A genome region from Brassica oleracea var. oleracea cultivar TO1000 chromosome C2, BOL, whole genome shotgun sequence includes the following:
- the LOC106326662 gene encoding LOW QUALITY PROTEIN: F-box protein At3g28330-like (The sequence of the model RefSeq protein was modified relative to this genomic sequence to represent the inferred CDS: inserted 2 bases in 1 codon; deleted 2 bases in 1 codon) — protein sequence MEKPNDREMDLLTEEQWAIMLSRLPPIPIQLTKXPKISGTESLLEDLYAIILAKLPLTSIIAFKLVCKQWKSLVESPFCRDLYLSMYQNSYCSSWSFMCRGCETETMAHYGSDNWCLTRSLGSYISSFLAEKFENREGRVVAYTDVGLILIYVVTNQSFYVANSVSRQCVEILPHNHVMERFWILGIVTRTEDEVVLGYEVVLLEKKKNFTSFLIYSSETGSWSLETVSFPFTFIAQEFNNPISLNGKLHWLAHNPEYKDFLVSFDFYPSGDKGSDRCRVTPFPDLDKTTKFTRACTTCQGFLMYINIVSVAEVDKLCVWRLKSEGWQLVSEISTDIVTAGFDYIPLGMNPFDDKLVYFWRGNMEGQDLLSINLHIGEFMVHEELERSSDGRVLSSVGGPREIDYIKESYYSSFVFPRWLHPFPN from the exons ATGGAGAAACCAAACGATAGGGAGATGGATTTGCTCACAGAAGAACAATGGGCGATTATGTTATCGAGATTGCCACCAATCCCTATCCAATTGACAAA ACCAAAGATCAGTGGAACGGAATCGCTGCTAGAGGATCTGTATGCTATTATACTAGCCAAGTTACCACTAACGAGCATAATCGCTTTCAAACTGGTTTGCAAGCAATGGAAATCACTCGTTGAGTCTCCTTTTTGCCGCGATCTTTATCTGTCTATGTACCAAAACTCGTATTGTTCTTCATGGTCGTTCATGTGTAGAGGTTGCGAGACAGAAACCATGGCTCACTACGGATCCGACAACTGGTGTCTTACCCGTTCTCTCGGTTCTTACATCTCGTCTTTTCTAGCCGAAAAGTTCGAGAACCGAGAAGGTAGAGTCGTGGCTTACACCGATGTTGGATTGATATTGATTTACGTAGTGACGAACCAATCTTTCTACGTGGCTAATTCTGTCTCAAGGCAATGCGTAGAGATCCTGCCTCATAATCATGTAATGGAACGTTTTTGGATATTGGGGATTGTGACTCGAACTGAGGACGAAGTCGTTTTGGGTTACGAAGTCGTTTTG TTAGAGAAGAAGAAGAACTTTACTAGTTTCTTGATATATTCATCTGAGACCGGCTCGTGGAGTCTTGAAACTGTTAGTTTTCCTTTCACTTTCATCGCTCAGGAATTTAACAACCCCATTAGCTTGAACGGAAAGCTTCACTGGCTCGCTCACAATCCGGAGTATAAAGATTTTCTTGTATCCTTCGATTTCTACCCTAGTGGCGACAAGGGTTCTGATCGATGTCGTGTTACACCTTTCCCTGACTTAGACAAAACAACTAAATTCACAAGAGCTTGCACAACTTGTCAAGGGTTTCTCATGTATATTAACATAGTCTCTGTAGCCGAAGTTGATAAGCTGTGTGTATGGAGGCTAAAGAGCGAAGGATGGCAACTAGTATCTGAAATCTCTACTGATATTGTAACGGCTGGTTTTGATTATATTCCGTTGGGGATGAATCCTTTTGATGATAAACTAGTGTACTTTTGGAGGGGAAACATGGAGGGCCAAGATTTGTTGTCTATAAACTTACACATTGGGGAATTTATGGTCCACGAAGAGTTGGAACGTAGCAGCGACGGTCGCGTTCTGAGTTCCGTTGGTGGT